The following proteins are co-located in the Psilocybe cubensis strain MGC-MH-2018 chromosome Unknown contig3, whole genome shotgun sequence genome:
- a CDS encoding Cytochrome P450 monooxygenase virE, with the protein MSLVGTVVTQSINLALKTTLACILLIGAYFLSPIALRRFVKDKDGNTIPPGPPTRYAYLRKYAERALDSWAKQYGDLFSIWMGSQLFVIISDPQVAKDLFVTNGAIFSSRKRYFMKSQVILRGRAITGSPYGNTWRQHRRLATLALSPKSMEGHADIMDYEAHMLMKALYEESQRGTTPLNTTQATGRYALNNMLILSFGIRTTSLDDPLVAKALRLTMEFMELTGPWANVIDFFEILQYIPTPKKARGHQLYADMVDTYGSMLLQFKTKMLAGEEVPDCLIKTLLENQESEKLDWEDICMLSAVFTLGGVHSVSGMIQWFIATLPSHPEICAKAQEELDRVIGRDRWPTIEDEFNLPYVRAIIKELERLHAPFWNATPHFTTEDFSYKGHYIPKDTVVILNCYTIHHNEIRYPDPFSFNPDRYLDDGLSCNESSKLSDPMARDHWAFGAGRRICPGIQTAERELWLVCSRLLWSFNFKSVPNEPISLEEYDGLSGRTPKPFRVHLTPRFEGVSKILDSAEDVPFYL; encoded by the exons ATGTCGTTAGTTGGAACTGTTGTGACTCAGTCCATCAACCTAGCTCTAAAG ACAACTCTTGCATGTATACTGCTTATTGGAGCATATTTTCTAAGCCCCATCGCACTTCGTCGCTTTGTAAAGGACAAAGACGGAAATACAATCCCTCCCGGCCCCCCAACACGATACGCCTACCTGCGCAAATATGCTGAGCGTGCACTGGATAGTTGGGCAAAGCAGTATGGGGACCTCTTCTCCATTTGGATGGGCAGTCAACTATTTGTGATCATCTCGGATCCGCAAGTTGCCAAGGATCTGTTCGTCACCAACGGAGCAATATTTTCGAGCCGGAAGCGATACTTCATGAAAAGCCAGGTTATTCTTAGAGGACGCGCTATCACTGGCTCTCCGTATGGGAACACGTGGAGACAACATCGACGTCTTGCGACTCTGGCCCTTAGTCCCAAATCAATGGAGGGACATGCAGATATTATGGACTACGAGGCTCATATGCTGATGAAAGCTCTTTATGAGGAAAGTCAACGAGGAACAACCCCATTGAATACGACACAAGCTACTGGAAGATATGCGTTGAA TAACATGCTCATACTTTCCTTTGGGATTCGAACTACCTCACTGGACGATCCTTTGGTTGCAAAGGCCCTGAGACTGACTATggaatttatggaacttacTG GACCGTGGGCGAATGTAATTGACTTCTTCGAGATTCTTCAGTACATTCCTACTCCAAAAAAAGCAAGAGGACATCAACTATATGCCGATATGGTGGACACCTACGGGTCAATgcttctccagttcaagacCAAGATGTTAGCCGGGGAGGAAGTTCCCGATTGTTTGATCAAAACTCTTCTTGAGAATCAGGAGTCGGAAAAGCTCGACTGGGAAGATATCTGCATGTTGTCAGCTGTATTTACATTGGGAGGAGTACATTCG GTTTCTGGAATGATCCAATGGTTTATTGCAACTCTCCCTTCACATCCCGAAATATGTGCAAAAGCGCAAGAAGAACTGGACAGAGTAATTGGACGTGATCGCTGGCCTACTATTGAGGACGAGTTTAATCTCCCATATGTCCGAGCTATAATCAAAGAG TTGGAACGACTACACGCGCCATTTTGGAATGCAACACCTCATTTTACAACCGAAGATTTCTCCTACAAGGGACACTATATACCCAAAGACACTGTCGTGATCCTGAACTGCTATACTATCCATCATAATGAAATTAGATATCCTGATCC ATTTTCCTTCAATCCTGACCGGTATCTCGATGACGGTCTTAGCTGTAACGAATCTTCAAAACTCTCTGATCCAATGGCTCGTGATCATTGGGCATTTGGAGCCGG GAGGCGAATATGTCCCGGAATTCAAACGGCAGAACGCGAGCTATGGCTAGTGTGTTCACGTTTACTCTGGTCGTTCAACTTCAAATCCGTTCCGAACGAGCCAATTAGTTTGGAGGAATATGATGGACTATCTGGTCGTACTCCAAAGCCGTTTAGAGTGCATTTGACCCCTCGTTTCGAAGGCGTTTCTAAGATTTTGGATAGCGCCGAAGATGTTCCTTTTTACCTTTGA